A region from the Arvicola amphibius chromosome 12, mArvAmp1.2, whole genome shotgun sequence genome encodes:
- the Myog gene encoding myogenin, whose translation MELYETSPYFYQDPHFYDGENYLPVHLQGFEPPGYERTELNLSPEARGSLEEKGLGTPEHCPGQCLPWACKVCKRKSVSVDRRRAATLREKRRLKKVNEAFEALKRSTLLNPNQRLPKVEILRSAIQYIERLQALLSSLNQEERDLRYRGGGGPQPVVHSECNSHSASCSPEWGSALEFGPNPGDHLLAADPTDAHNLHSLTSIVDSITVEDMSVAFPDETMPN comes from the exons ATGGAGCTGTATGAGACATCCCCCTATTTCTACCAGGATCCCCACTTCTATGATGGGGAAAACTACCTGCCTGTCCACCTCCAGGGTTTCGAGCCCCCAGGCTATGAGCGGACTGAGCTCAACTTGAGCCCAGAAGCCCGAGGGTCCCTGGAAGAAAAGGGACTGGGGACCCCTGAGCACTGTCCAGGCCAGTGTCTACCGTGGGCGTGTAAGGTGTGTAAGAGAAAATCGGTGTCTGTGGACCGGCGGAGGGCAGCCACACTGAGAGAGAAGCGCAGGCTCAAGAAAGTGAATGAGGCCTTCGAGGCCCTGAAGAGGAGCACCCTGCTCAACCCCAACCAGCGGCTGCCTAAGGTGGAGATCCTGCGCAGTGCCATCCAGTACATTGAGCGCCTACAGGCCTTGCTCAGTTCCCTCAACCAGGAGGAGCGAGATCTCCGCTACCGAGGCGGGGGCGGGCCCCAGCCCGTG GTACACAGTGAATGCAACTCCCACAGCGCCTCCTGCAGTCCAGAGTGGGGCAGTGCACTGGAGTTCGGTCCCAACCCAGGAG ATCACCTGCTTGCAGCCGACCCTACAGATGCCCACAACCTGCACTCCCTCACCTCCATCGTGGACAGCATCACAGTGGAGGATATGTCTGTTGCCTTCCCAGACGAAACTATGCCCAACTGA